ACGCGGCACTCTGCACCGTCACCACCTGGTCCCCCGACGGCGACGTCATCTACGCCAGCGACGCACGCCAGCCGTTCAACCGCCGCAAACACCTCCACCGCGTGGACACACAAGGACACACCCGGCCACTCCCCCACGGCCCCGCCAACACCATCGCCTACGGCCCCGGCGGCGCCGTCGTCCTCGGCCGCAACACCGCCGACCCCGCACGATGGAAGCGCTACCGCGGCGGCACCGTCGGCGACCTGTGGATCGACAGAGAAGGCGACGGCAACTTCGCCAGGCTCATCGCCCTCGCCGGCAACCTCGCCTCCCCCTGCTGGGCCGGCGACCGCGTCTACTTCCTGTCCGACCACGAAGGCATCGGCAACGTCTACTCCTGCACCCCCACCGGCACCGGCCTGCGCCGCCACACCGACCACGGCGAATACTACGCACGCAACCTCTCGAGCGACGGCACCCGCCTCGTCTACCACTCCGCGGGTGACCTCTACCTCCTCGACCCCGCCGAAGGCGAACCCCGGCGCCTCGACGTGAGACTCGGCAGCTCACGCACCCAGCGCAACCGCCGCTTCGCCTCCGCCGCGCGCTACCTCGACAGCGCGCGCCTCGCCCCCGACGGCAGCGGCCTCGCCGTCACCACCCGCGGCAAGGCCTACTCGTTCGGCAACTGGGAAGGCCCCGTACGCCAGCACGGCGAACCCGACGGCGTCCGCTACCGCCTGCTCAGCTGGCTCCCCGGCCACGACCGGCTCATCGCCGCCGCGAGCGACGACACCGAATGGGAAACCCTCGTCGTGCTCACCGCCGACGGCAGCGCCGACCCCATCCGCCTCACCGGCCTCGACACCGGCCGCGCCATCAACCTGGAGGTGTCACCCGGCGCCGACCGCGTCGCACTCGCCAACCACCGCAACCAACTGCTCGTCATCGACCTCCCCGCCGGACCCGGCGATCAACCCACCCTCACCGTCGCCGACCACAGCCCCTACTCCCGCATCACCGGCCTCACCTGGTCCCCCGACGGCGACTGGCTCGCCTACGCCTGCCCCGAATCGGCCCAGACCACGGCCATCAAGCTCTACCAGACCACGACCGGCCGGACCCACCGCGTCACCCGCCCCGTCCTCCGCGACGGCATGCCCGCCTTCGACCCCGAAGGCCGCTACCTCTACTTCATCGGCGAACGCGTCTTCAACCCCGTCTACGACGCCCTGCAGTTCGACCTCGGCTTCCCCCTCGGCACCCGCCCCTACGCCGTCACCCTCCGCCACGACGTCCCCTCACCGTTCGTCCCCGAACCCCAGCCCCTCACCGGCGACGACGGCAAGAAGACATCCACCGGCGAACCCGGCCAGGACGACGCCGGCACCCCGGCGGACGACACCGAGGACCAGACCGGCGACGAGTCCGGGAACGACGCCGGCGACGAAGGATTGCGCATCGACCTGGACGGCATCGAACGGCGCGTCATCGCCTTCCCCGTCCCCGAAGGCCGCTACCACCGCATCGCCGGTCTCAAGGACAAAGTGCTGTTCACCGTCCACCAGGTCACCGGCAGCCGCGCCGACGAGTACGCCGACCACACCGGCGCCACCCTCCAGGCGTACGACCTGCGCAAACACAAAGTCGACACCATCACAGGCGACGTCACCGACTTCCGCCTCGGCCACGACGGCACCACCCTGCTCCTGCGCTCAGGCAACCGCCTGCGCGTCGTCAAAGCCGGCGACACACCCCCCGACGACGACGCCACCACCCGCACCTCCGGCTGGATCGACCTGCACCGCGTCAAGGTCTCCGTGCTCCCCGACGCCGAATGGCGCCAGATGTTCCGCGAGGCCTGGCGCCTCCAGCGCGAGCACTTCTGGGCCGAGGACATGGCCGGAATCGACTGGGACGGCGTCTACCGCCGCTACCTCCCCCTCGTCGACAAGATCACCACCCGCGGCGAGTTCTCCGACCTGCTCTGGGAACTCCACGGCGAACTCGGCACCTCCCACGCCTACGAAGCAGGCGGCGAATACCGCGAAAGCCCCCACTACTGGCAGGGCCTGCTCGGCGCCGACACCGAGTACCGCGACGGCGCGCACGTCATCACCCACATCGTCCACGGCGACCCCTGGGACCCCGAAGCCACCTCCCCCCTCAACCGTCCAGGCCTCGGCATACGACCAGGCGACACGGTCACCGCCGTCAACGGCCAGCCCGCCACCACCCCCGAAGGCCCCGCTCGCCTCCTGGTCAACCAGGCCGACCAGGAGATCGAACTCACCGTCAGGCGCGGTGACACCCCACCGCGCACCGTCACCGTCAAGGCCATGTCCGACGAACAACCGGCCCGCTACCGCGACTGGGTGGAGACCAACCGGGCCCGCGTCCACGAACGCACCGGCGGCCGCGTCGGCTACCTGCACATCCCCAACATGGGCCCGCTCGGCTACGCCGAGTTCCACCGCGGTTTCCTCGCCGAGCACGACCGCGAGGGCCTGGTGGTGGACGTCCGCTTCAACGGCGGCGGCCACGTCTCCGGCCTGCTCCTGCAGAAACTCGCCCGCCGCAGACTCGGCTACGACTTCCCCCGCTGGGGGGTGCCGGAGCCCTACCCCGCCGAGTCACCCCGCGGCCCGATGGTCGCCATCACCAACGAGCTCGCCGGCTCCGACGGCGACATCTTCAGCCACACCTTCAAACTGCTCAAGCTCGGCCCCCTGGTCGGCAAACGCACCTGGGGCGGCGTCATCGGCATCTGGCCCCGTCACCGGCTCGCCGACGGCACCGTCACGACCCAGCCGGAGTTCTCCTTCGCCTTCGACGACGTCGGCTGGCGCGTGGAGAACTACGGCACCGACCCCGACGTCGAGGTGGACATCACCCCGCAGGAGTACGCCACCGGCGTCGACTCCCAGCTGGAACGCGCCGTCGATCTCGCGCTGGAGGCCCTGGCCGAACGTCCCCCGCACACCCCCAACCCGGCCGACCGGCCGCGTCTCACCGTGCCGCCACTGCCACCTCGTGGGTGACGGGGTTGGAAATTGCCAAGGGAATCTGATCTCCACCTGGCGCCTTTACGATGTAGATCACTGAGTGCTCCAACCGGCGGCGGGCCACTGCGCGATCGCGCCGTCGGCCGGCAGGGACGGTTTTGGTGTCGCGGACGGCGAAGGGGGCGGCACCGGCTCCTCCTCCGGCGGCGTCCGCTGTTCCGGCGCGTCCTGCTCGGGCTTGCGCTGTGCCAGAGGGTCCTCGCGGGCCAGCGGCGAGCGGTCGAACGAGAAGCCGTTCGTGAACGTCGCCTGCGCCAGGGCCCGCTGGCCGTCGGCGTTGGGGTGGAAGAAGTCCCACTTGCTCACGTGGTCCAGCGTGAACGGGTAGGAGAAAACCGCGCCGCCGTCGTACCGGCAGCCGGGGCCGTACGCCGCGCAGGCCTCGGCCATCTGCGCGTTGTACTCCTGCACCCGCTCACGCACACGGTCGCGGCGCGCCTTGTCCTTCTTGGCGTCGGAACCGGCATTGGCCAGCATTGTGGGGCAGATGCCGCCGATCGCCCAGAACGACTTGGCCAGGACGTTGTCCTTGCCGATGCGCCACAGCCGCTTCAGATCGGGGATGCTGGCCGCGAACACCTTCGCCCCGGACGGCGCGAGCACCGCCAGCGCGCGGTCGATGCGCGCGCGGTAGGTCGCCACCGGGGTCATCTTGGACTCGCTCGCCACGCACGCGTCCTGCGCGCCGATCAGCAGCGTGACGTACCCGGCCTTGGCGGCCACGGCCTTCTGCGCCTGCGCGGCCATGTCGGCGCTGGTCGACCCGGGGACCGCGAAGTTGCGGTTGTGGCCCTTGATGGCCGGGCCGAGGGCCAGCAGCCGCAGGTAGTGGCTGTTCACCCCCGGGTGGTCACCCGCCGACCAGGACCGCGAGGTGCACGAGACGTACCAGCCGCAGGCGTTGAACCCCGCGCTGATCGAGTCGCCGAGCGCCGCCATCACCGGCGGGACCGGGTCGGCGGCGAGCGCCACCGCCGTACCCGGAGCCCCCGCCACCGCGGCGGCGAGCACGAACGCGATCCTTTTGACCATGGGCACCTCACCTGGGACACGATCTACGGGAGAGATCGGAAGAACGAGCACCCAAGGTAGAGATCGGCGACGACCTGCTCTATTACCTCTGAGCAAGGCGTTGCTACCGTTGACCAAGTTCCTATCGCGGCTTGACAGGGCAGGAGCGCGTGTGCAGCCGGAGACGGCCCGACATCACCTTCCCCCCACCCGGCTGTGAGAGGTGCCCCCGATGTCGAACGTGTTCAGTTTCCGCATAAGGTGGGCAAGGTGAGTGTCGCGCTCGGGATGACCCGCCCCCCGCTGGTTCGCACCATTCCCGTTCACGACCCGGAGGACCTGGTCGCCCGCCTGCCGCAGGCACCCCCGTACGCCTGGATCCACCAGGGGGACGGCCTGGTCGCCTGGGGAGAGGCGGCCAGAGCCACGGTGCCGCCGGGTGCGGGACGCTTCGACTGGGCACGCCGCTGGCTGGCGCGCGTGTTCGCCGGGACCCGCGTCGAGGACGACGTCCTGGTCCCCGGCTCGGGTCCGGTCGCGTTTGGTTCGTTCACCTTCGACCCGGCCTCCGCCGGTTCGGTGCTCGTCGTCCCTCGCATCGTGCTCGGCCGCCGGGACGGCCGCGCGTGGCTGACCACCGTCGGCGACCCCCCCATCGACCTGATGGCCCCACCCGAGAGCCCCGGCGGCGTGCTGTACGCCGACGGCTCGCGCACCGCGCCGGAGTGGGAGCACGCGGTGGCCCGCGCCGTCGGCGAGATCCGGTCGGGACGGCTGGAGAAGGTCGTGCTCGCCCGCGACCTCGTCGCCACCACCGAACGCGACATCGACGTACGGCTGCTGCTGGACCGCCTGGCCCGCGCCTACCCCGAGTGCTACACGTTCTCCTGCGACGGCCTGGTCGGCGCCACCCCCGAACTCCTGGTGCGCCACACCGGCCAGGCCATCGAGTCCCTTGTCCTCGCCGGCACCACCGCCAGAGGCGCCACCCCCGCCGAGGACAAGGAACGCGGCCAGGCCCTGTTCGACTCCCCCAAGAACCGCCACGAGCACGTCTGCGCCGTCGCCTCGGTCCGCGACGCGCTCGCCCCCCTGTGCGCGGAGCTGACCGTCCCCGACGAACCGGAACTGCTGACCCTCCCCAACGTCCAGCACCTGGCCAGCCGGGTGCACGGCCGCCTGTCCGACGGCGCCTCCGTGCTCGACGTCGTCGCCGCCATGCACCCCACGGCCGCCGTCGGCGGCACCCCCACCGCCGTGGCCCTCGACGTCATCCGCCGGCTCGAAGGCATGGACCGCGGCCGCTACGCCGGCCCGGTCGGCTGGATCGACGCGCGCGGCGACGGCGAATGGGGCATCGCCCTGCGCAGCGCCGAGATCACCGGCCCCACCGCACGCCTGTTCGCCGGTTGCGGCATCATGCGCGACTCCGACCCCGCCGCCGAGCTCGCCGAGGCCCAGGCCAAGTTCCGCGTGATGCGCCAGGCCCTGGAGGGCTGAGCCGGCGGCCCGCGCCGCACGCCACGGCCCCGCTCACCGGCCGGCGTCCGCGACCCGTTCCGCTCCGTGTGCCGCGGCATAAGGGGTCTTCCTGACCTGCACGGTTCACTTGGGTCAGAATTTGTCAGGACATTCTGACGTCCGCTAGCCTCTCACCGTAAGCGGTCGGTCACGGAGCCGGGAGTACGCGATGAGCACTCGACTCGACATCGATCTCGACCGGTCGAGCCCGGTGCCGCTGTACTTCCAGGTGGCCGAGCAGATCGCCGAGGCGATCAAGCGGGGCGAACTGGGGCCGGGTGCGCGGCTGGACAACGAGATACTGCTGGCGGACCGGCTCGGGCTGTCACGGCCCACGATCCGGCAGGCGATCCAGTACCTCGTGGACAAGGGCCTGCTGGTGCGCAAACGCGGCGTCGGCACGCAGGTCGTGCACGGACAGGTGAAGCGGTCGGTGGAGCTGACCAGCCTGTACGACGACCTGCGGCGCGCCGGGCAGGAGCCGGGAACGCGGGTGCTGGCACTGGAGGCGGTGGGGGCCGACGACGCGATCGCCGCGGTGCTCGGGGTCGCGGCCGGCACGCCGGTGGTGCGGGTCGAACGGGTGCGGTACGCCTCAGGGGAGCCGCTGGCGGTGCTGCACAACTGGCTGCCCGCCGGGCTCGGGCCGCTCACCGCGCAGGCACTGGAGGAACGCGGGCTGTACGAGCTGCTGCGCGCCGCCGGGGTCCGCATGCGCGTCGCGAACCAGCGCATCGGGGCCAAGGCCGCCACCAACGTCGAGGCCCGGCTGCTGGACGAGCGGCGCGGCGCTCCCCTGCTCACCATGACGCGCACCACCTACGACGACCAGGGACGGGCCGTGGAGCACGGGTCGCATGTCTACCGTGCCACGCACTACTCGCTGGAGGTCACGCTCATCGAGCGCTGAACCGGGACAGCCGGCCGGGTGACGGAGGTCCGGCAGCAGGCGGACAGGGGTCGTGACCACCCAGGTGCCTTTTACAAAGTAGATCAGCCGGAGTTCTGGCTGAGGAGGTAGTCGCGCGCCTTCTCCAACGGAGACACCCCGTACTCCTCCTCCACCGCCGAGGCGATCAGATGGCAGAACAGGTGCCGCTGGATCGCGGTGACACCGAGCCGGGCCAGGTGCGCGTAGAGCATGTTGACCACGAGGCGATGAGCGAGGAACCAGTCCGATTCGAGAACCTCGCTCCGGAACCGGCCGGTGGACATGAGCACGTCGAAATAGCCGACGGGGTGGCGCTGGACCACGGGCTGGTCGGGGAAGTCCAGGTCGATCTCCTTACGGGCCAGCAGCGGGAGAGCCGTCTCCTTCTGGCGGCGGGTGAAGGCGATCCAGTCGCGTACGTGCGGCGGCGGGTCGCCGGCGTCGATCGCCGCGACCACGCCGGTCACCGTCGCGCGCATCTGCCTGGCGTTCTGGCGGTACCGGGCCTCGAACGCCGCCATGAGCGCGTCGCGGTCCTCGCAGCACGAGGCGGCCGCCTCGACGTGCGAGCGGTACGACATGTACCCGCGGGCGATCGGGGGGACGCTCACGTGGGCCACGGCGACCATGAGGTCGATGACGGCCGTGAACAGCGCGAGCTCGCCCCGCCGGACCCGGTCGAGCGTGCCGAACGCGAGCCTGGTGCTCTCCGCGGCGGCCTCGTCGATCAGGTCCGCCAGCACCTGGCCGCCGAAGACGCGCAGCCGGTCGTCGTACGGCTCGGTCTGCAGGGAGTTGTCCGGGTACCACGGCGACAGCGGCCCGGTCTCGTGTTCCCGCACGGCGAGCAGGCGGTGCGCGGCGAGATGCTCGTGCTCGTCGAGGCGGGTGGTGGACGGGTGCTCACGCAGATACCGGGTGATCGCCTCGGTGGCGGCAGGGAGGATCTCGCGGTCCCAGTCCCCCGTGGCCGCTCGGAAGTTGAGCCGCAGGTGAGGGCCCTGGCGCCAGTGGCGGACGATGTACGGCCGCTGGACCAGGCCGTCCAGGCGCCGCAGGAGCGGCCGGACGCAGTCCAGGATCAGGCCGTCCTTGTCCTGGTCGTAGTACCGGATCTGGACGGCGCGCCAGGTGACGTCACTCATGGCCTCTCCTCTTTCCGCGCCTGCGCCTGCAGGGTGGCGGCGCTCAGGTACCGCAGGTGCGCCTCTTCGGCGATCGACAGGCCGAGCCGGTTGCAGAACAGGTGGACGCACCGGTCCAGCACGATCAGGACGTCGTCCCGTGCCGCGTCGGCGGGGCCGTCAAGGCGAGGACCACCGGGGACACGGAGGCTCGTGTCCTGTCGGGCCGGACCGAAGCGGCCGGCCCGCCGGAGCGCGTCGAGCCGCCGCCGCAGGGTGCCGATCGACCGCCACCAGGCCCCGGCGTGAGATTCCTGCGGAGGCGGCCCACCGGCACGGCCGGCCGGTGGGTGGTCCCCGGACATGACGGCGCGGGAGGCGACGGCTCGGCAGCGCTCGGCCTGTGCGACGAGGGCTTCGCGCCGGCTCGCGAAGATCTCCGCCTGCCGTGCGCGAGCCGGAGCCGGATCCCAGCGGCCGCGTTCCCGGGTCAGCAGAAGGCCGAGGCGGCGAGGGTCGGGTTCCCCGGCCATGAGGGTGAGCATCGTCGCGGCGAGAGCGTGGCCGAGGCGCCGCCGGTGGTCGGGCTCGGCGCGCAGGATCGCCAGCGCGATCCGGCTGGAGTCGGTGAAGTGCCGTTCGACGGCCGTGACGGCCTCCGGCCCGCCGAACGTCGCGTACTCCGGCCGGTAGGCGACGGCCTCGACGTGGTCGTCGGGACGAAGCCGTTCGTCGT
The window above is part of the Sphaerisporangium rubeum genome. Proteins encoded here:
- a CDS encoding S41 family peptidase, giving the protein MSAYIRFPAIFEDLVAFTAEDDLWTVSSQGGRAHRLTAGLAEATYPRFSPDGGLLAFVGCEEGPEEVYIMPADGGPARRLTYDAALCTVTTWSPDGDVIYASDARQPFNRRKHLHRVDTQGHTRPLPHGPANTIAYGPGGAVVLGRNTADPARWKRYRGGTVGDLWIDREGDGNFARLIALAGNLASPCWAGDRVYFLSDHEGIGNVYSCTPTGTGLRRHTDHGEYYARNLSSDGTRLVYHSAGDLYLLDPAEGEPRRLDVRLGSSRTQRNRRFASAARYLDSARLAPDGSGLAVTTRGKAYSFGNWEGPVRQHGEPDGVRYRLLSWLPGHDRLIAAASDDTEWETLVVLTADGSADPIRLTGLDTGRAINLEVSPGADRVALANHRNQLLVIDLPAGPGDQPTLTVADHSPYSRITGLTWSPDGDWLAYACPESAQTTAIKLYQTTTGRTHRVTRPVLRDGMPAFDPEGRYLYFIGERVFNPVYDALQFDLGFPLGTRPYAVTLRHDVPSPFVPEPQPLTGDDGKKTSTGEPGQDDAGTPADDTEDQTGDESGNDAGDEGLRIDLDGIERRVIAFPVPEGRYHRIAGLKDKVLFTVHQVTGSRADEYADHTGATLQAYDLRKHKVDTITGDVTDFRLGHDGTTLLLRSGNRLRVVKAGDTPPDDDATTRTSGWIDLHRVKVSVLPDAEWRQMFREAWRLQREHFWAEDMAGIDWDGVYRRYLPLVDKITTRGEFSDLLWELHGELGTSHAYEAGGEYRESPHYWQGLLGADTEYRDGAHVITHIVHGDPWDPEATSPLNRPGLGIRPGDTVTAVNGQPATTPEGPARLLVNQADQEIELTVRRGDTPPRTVTVKAMSDEQPARYRDWVETNRARVHERTGGRVGYLHIPNMGPLGYAEFHRGFLAEHDREGLVVDVRFNGGGHVSGLLLQKLARRRLGYDFPRWGVPEPYPAESPRGPMVAITNELAGSDGDIFSHTFKLLKLGPLVGKRTWGGVIGIWPRHRLADGTVTTQPEFSFAFDDVGWRVENYGTDPDVEVDITPQEYATGVDSQLERAVDLALEALAERPPHTPNPADRPRLTVPPLPPRG
- a CDS encoding GDSL-type esterase/lipase family protein, whose amino-acid sequence is MVKRIAFVLAAAVAGAPGTAVALAADPVPPVMAALGDSISAGFNACGWYVSCTSRSWSAGDHPGVNSHYLRLLALGPAIKGHNRNFAVPGSTSADMAAQAQKAVAAKAGYVTLLIGAQDACVASESKMTPVATYRARIDRALAVLAPSGAKVFAASIPDLKRLWRIGKDNVLAKSFWAIGGICPTMLANAGSDAKKDKARRDRVRERVQEYNAQMAEACAAYGPGCRYDGGAVFSYPFTLDHVSKWDFFHPNADGQRALAQATFTNGFSFDRSPLAREDPLAQRKPEQDAPEQRTPPEEEPVPPPSPSATPKPSLPADGAIAQWPAAGWSTQ
- a CDS encoding isochorismate synthase → MSVALGMTRPPLVRTIPVHDPEDLVARLPQAPPYAWIHQGDGLVAWGEAARATVPPGAGRFDWARRWLARVFAGTRVEDDVLVPGSGPVAFGSFTFDPASAGSVLVVPRIVLGRRDGRAWLTTVGDPPIDLMAPPESPGGVLYADGSRTAPEWEHAVARAVGEIRSGRLEKVVLARDLVATTERDIDVRLLLDRLARAYPECYTFSCDGLVGATPELLVRHTGQAIESLVLAGTTARGATPAEDKERGQALFDSPKNRHEHVCAVASVRDALAPLCAELTVPDEPELLTLPNVQHLASRVHGRLSDGASVLDVVAAMHPTAAVGGTPTAVALDVIRRLEGMDRGRYAGPVGWIDARGDGEWGIALRSAEITGPTARLFAGCGIMRDSDPAAELAEAQAKFRVMRQALEG
- a CDS encoding GntR family transcriptional regulator yields the protein MSTRLDIDLDRSSPVPLYFQVAEQIAEAIKRGELGPGARLDNEILLADRLGLSRPTIRQAIQYLVDKGLLVRKRGVGTQVVHGQVKRSVELTSLYDDLRRAGQEPGTRVLALEAVGADDAIAAVLGVAAGTPVVRVERVRYASGEPLAVLHNWLPAGLGPLTAQALEERGLYELLRAAGVRMRVANQRIGAKAATNVEARLLDERRGAPLLTMTRTTYDDQGRAVEHGSHVYRATHYSLEVTLIER
- a CDS encoding thiopeptide maturation pyridine synthase; translated protein: MSDVTWRAVQIRYYDQDKDGLILDCVRPLLRRLDGLVQRPYIVRHWRQGPHLRLNFRAATGDWDREILPAATEAITRYLREHPSTTRLDEHEHLAAHRLLAVREHETGPLSPWYPDNSLQTEPYDDRLRVFGGQVLADLIDEAAAESTRLAFGTLDRVRRGELALFTAVIDLMVAVAHVSVPPIARGYMSYRSHVEAAASCCEDRDALMAAFEARYRQNARQMRATVTGVVAAIDAGDPPPHVRDWIAFTRRQKETALPLLARKEIDLDFPDQPVVQRHPVGYFDVLMSTGRFRSEVLESDWFLAHRLVVNMLYAHLARLGVTAIQRHLFCHLIASAVEEEYGVSPLEKARDYLLSQNSG
- a CDS encoding lantibiotic dehydratase C-terminal domain-containing protein, which encodes MTEAMTDRWISLHAFHRAGTDLLLTTAVDGLVGELDPRLEGFFFLRYWEGGPHLRLRLLPRDAGDAATIGKRATAVLEEHLVAHPSAGTWDREHYALLAREFARREGLAAYDERLRPDDHVEAVAYRPEYATFGGPEAVTAVERHFTDSSRIALAILRAEPDHRRRLGHALAATMLTLMAGEPDPRRLGLLLTRERGRWDPAPARARQAEIFASRREALVAQAERCRAVASRAVMSGDHPPAGRAGGPPPQESHAGAWWRSIGTLRRRLDALRRAGRFGPARQDTSLRVPGGPRLDGPADAARDDVLIVLDRCVHLFCNRLGLSIAEEAHLRYLSAATLQAQARKEERP